The region CTCTTTACTACGCCCGTCGCGACCGCCGGGCCAAGAAAGGCGAATTTCGCCGTCTCTGGATCGCCCGGATCAACGCCGCCGCCCGCCTCAACGGCATTTCCTACAGCCAATTGATGAGCGGTCTGAAAACCGCGGGTGTCCAGGTCAACCGCAAAATCCTCGCCGACCTCGCCATCAACGACAGCGGCGCATTCACCAAACTGGTCGATACCGCCAAAGCTGCCAAGCAGTGACAACGCGACCCCGGACAATGTCCGGGGTTTTTGTTTTATCGATAATACATTTTTTACAGCGGGTTACTGCTAAAAGCTGCATAACTGGGGCGATAACTGGATACAATGGGGGCAAACATTTCTCGGCAAATTTTTTAGAACATTCCGAAGGTTTTTTCATCGGGCAGCGCGAATATCATATAATACAATCAGCCTTTATTCAGCAATTCGTAAGGGAGGAGTTTAACTTGAGCTTGGTAACTATGCGGGAACTGCTGCAGGACGCCAGGAAAAGGAAGTATGCCGTCGGCGGATTCAACGTATTCAACTTCGAAACACTAAGCGCGGTAATGGAAGTAGCTGAAGAACTCAAAACCCCCCTGGTCCTCGGTATTCCCGAACGCCTCTTCAAGTTCGTCGACGTAGACACCTTGAGCGCCGCCATGGTCCGGGCCGCTCAGAAAGCGTCGGTGCCCGTCGCCTTGCATTTGGATCACGGCCACACCTATGAAGGGGTGCTGAAAGCCATCCGCTGGGGCTTCACTTCCGTGATGTTCGACGGATCGGCGCTGCCGTTGGCCGAAAACCTCAAGCGAACTAAAGATATCACCCGCATAGCCCATACTCTCGGTATTTCCGTCGAGGGTGAACTGGGCTATGTTGGTTTTAACGATAGTAAAACGGATATCAAAGAGGACAACATCGTCACCCCCGACATAGCCGCCGAATTCGTGGACAAAACGAAAATCGACGCCCTGGCAGTGGCGGTGGGCAATAATCATGGCGCTTACCGCGGCAGCCCCAAGCTAAACTTTTCGCGGCTCAGCGAACTGAACCAGGCGGTTAACGTGCCCTTGGTCATGCATGGCGGATCGCGGCTCAGCCGGGAAGAATACCGCAATTCCATCGTATCCGGCATATCAAAGATTAATATCGCCACCGACATGTCACAGGCCGCGTCGGACACGCTCAAGGCAGAATTACTCAAAAGTCCGAACGCCAACTACATCCACCTTATGACGGTGGTAAAGAAAGGCGTCAAAGATTCGGTCCGCAAATACATGCTCGCCTTCGAGTGCATTTCCAAAGCGGTGTAAAATTGAGAAACCAGACACCCGCCGGGCAACGGCGGGTGTACCTTTTTCCCCGGTGGGCTAAATCCGGCAAATCCGCTAATAAATCGCGGTGGACAACGGAAAAATGTAAGTATATAATAAGTCCGTCGCAATAGGATTCCATTAATTGCCGGAGAAGAGAAGGAAGTAATGATGACTGTGCGTGAGACCGTAGCGGACCTTATTGATATATCCCAGTGGAAACTCACTCCGTATCAGATCCTGGCGGCGGGCTTTGCCGGGCTTATTGTCGTTGGCGCGGTGCTTCTGGCCACCCCTTGGGCTTCGGCCGTTGAAAAACCGCTCCCGTTCATCGATGCGCTTTTCACGGCGACTTCGGCCGTTTGCGTCACAGGCCTGGTTGTGGTCGACACCGGCACACGGTTCTCGCTATTCGGCCAAACGGTAATAATCGTGCTCATTCAGGCGGGCGGGCTCGGCATAATGACGATGGCCACTCTTATGGCTCTGCTGATGGGCAAGAGGATCAACCTCCGCGAACGGCTCATTATACAGGAGGCAATGAACCAGTTGACCGTCGCCGGCGTAGTGCGCCTGACTCTCTACATTATCAAGGTTACCCTGTTGATCGAATTTGTCGCCGGCTCGGTACTGGCGGTCCGCTTATACCAGGACTATGGCGCCAAGGGCGTCTACTTCGGCTACTGGCACGCCGTCTCCGCCTTTTGCAACGCCGGCTTTGACCTTTTCGGCGAGTTCAGCAGTCTGACAAGTTACGTAGACGACCCGATCGTCAACCT is a window of Selenomonadales bacterium 4137-cl DNA encoding:
- the rplT gene encoding 50S ribosomal protein L20, which codes for MPRVKKGVTAHRRHKKILKLAKGYRGSKSKLFKKANETVMKALYYARRDRRAKKGEFRRLWIARINAAARLNGISYSQLMSGLKTAGVQVNRKILADLAINDSGAFTKLVDTAKAAKQ
- a CDS encoding class II fructose-bisphosphate aldolase family protein, which translates into the protein MSLVTMRELLQDARKRKYAVGGFNVFNFETLSAVMEVAEELKTPLVLGIPERLFKFVDVDTLSAAMVRAAQKASVPVALHLDHGHTYEGVLKAIRWGFTSVMFDGSALPLAENLKRTKDITRIAHTLGISVEGELGYVGFNDSKTDIKEDNIVTPDIAAEFVDKTKIDALAVAVGNNHGAYRGSPKLNFSRLSELNQAVNVPLVMHGGSRLSREEYRNSIVSGISKINIATDMSQAASDTLKAELLKSPNANYIHLMTVVKKGVKDSVRKYMLAFECISKAV